The Primulina eburnea isolate SZY01 chromosome 13, ASM2296580v1, whole genome shotgun sequence genome includes a region encoding these proteins:
- the LOC140810178 gene encoding lipid phosphate phosphatase 2-like, producing the protein MFQGRPNEVGLECQHTIKSHGWELFKNHKHDWLTLILLAVIEIILYLMHPFYRFVGEGMMADLKYPMKDDTVPVWAVPLYSVLLPFAIFILYYIRRRDVYDLHNAILGILFAVLITGVLTDAIKNAVGRPRPDFFWRCFPDGNFKYDQWGDVVCHGKDSDLKEGHKSFPSGHTSWSFAGLGFLSLYLSGKIKCFDRRGHVAKLCIFFLPILAACLVGISRVDDYKHHWQDVFAGGLLGLVAATFCYLQFFPPPYHTQGWSPYAYFRAVEESRANMRSTEQPGHGISLQNVTVEGMNRQQSRIRGNSVYYDIDSAVHSMESGNR; encoded by the exons ATGTTTCAG GGTCGACCAAACGAGGTTGGACTCGAATGTCAACATACCATTAAGTCGCACGGGTGGGAACTCTTCAAGAATCACAAGCATGATTGGCTTACATTGATACTACTTGCAGTAATAGAGATCATTTTATATCTAATGCACCCGTTCTATCGTTTTGTTGGAGAGGGCATGATGGCTGATCTTAAGTATCCTATGAAAGACGACACGGTGCCAGTATGGGCGGTTCCT CTGTATTCAGTTTTGCTGCCTTTTGCCATTTTCATTCTATATTATATTCGAAGAAGAGACGTCTATGATCTACACAATGCCATACTAG GAATCTTGTTCGCTGTTTTGATAACTGGTGTCCTCACAGACGCGATAAAAAATGCAGTCGGCAGGCCTCGCCCTGATTTTTTCTGGCGTTGCTTTCCTGATGGGAACTTT AAGTACGATCAATGGGGCGATGTCGTGTGCCATGGTAAAGATAGTGATCTAAAAGAAGGGCACAAGAGTTTTCCAAGCGGGCATACTTCAT GGTCGTTTGCTGGCCTTGGTTTTCTATCACTGTACTTGTCAGGGAAAATCAAATGCTTTGATCGGAGAGGCCATGTTGCGAAACTATGCATTTTCTTCCTACCTATTCTTGCTGCATGCCTTGTTGGAATTTCTCGTGTAGACGACTATAAGCATCATTGGCAAGATGTGTTTGCCGGAGGTCTCCTTG GTCTTGTTGCGGCTACATTTTGCTACCTGCAGTTCTTCCCACCTCCATACCACACACAAG GATGGAGTCCATATGCATATTTCCGGGCAGTGGAGGAATCTCGCGCAAACATGAGATCTACTGAGCAGCCTGGGCACGGAATTAGCTTACAGAATGTAACAGTTGAAGGTATGAATCGACAGCAGTCGAGGATTCGTGGGAACTCAGTGTATTACGATATAGACTCAGCTGTCCATTCAATGGAGTCTGGAAATAGATaa
- the LOC140810922 gene encoding nuclear poly(A) polymerase 1-like: protein MGSPGSNNLPSGAHIGLSGPISTGGPTEFDVIKTRDLEKFLADAGLYESHEEAIKREEVLGRLDQIVKTWVKNISRAKGFNEQMVHEANAKIFTFGSYRLGVHSPGADIDTLCVGPKHATRNEDFFGELYRMLSEMPDVQELHPVPDAHVPVMKFKFNGVSIDLLYANVSLWVIPEDLDVSQDSILQNVDDQTVRSLNGCRVTDQILRLVPNIQNFRTALRSMRLWAKRRGVYSNVTGFLGGINWALLVARICQLYPNALASMLVSRFFRVYNLWRWPNPVMLCPIEEGSLGLSFWDPRRNYKDRSHLMPIITPAYPCMNSSYNVSNSTLRVMMEEFRRGNEKCETIESNKSSWDALFEPFAFFEAYKNYLQIDIASETDEDSRNWKGWVESRMRLLTLKIERDTNGVLQCHPHPGEFSDKSKPFHHSYFMGLRRKLDDTNPQEGKQFDIRMTVEDFKRDVYAYSFWKLTMWIHVRHVKRKDIPNFVFPCGIRPSHPVKSVNESRSSLSLASNTPQADTAMSRKKRRQDEVAKGVGLSVSSSMSICSSDATLLDETMSRKQFKPDFDDTLNNPKNSEDISDNHHEIIGLGVSMSFVLPSISSVASSDSLAREKPVNSQSSRQTVGQEGSMKIINENVEGMELKGEVQHHGETEETTLLEFITEKQDVGAVAAGNIFFSTNQQNGDSEELEPLELTATPTTESPSASVPVQKPLIRFSFTSLAKAGN, encoded by the exons GGAGCTCATATTGGATTATCTGGGCCAATTTCAACTGGTGGACCCACTGAATTCGATGTCATTAAGACCAGGGACTTGGAAAAG TTTCTTGCAGATGCGGGCTTGTATGAAAGTCATGAAGAAGCTATTAAAAGAGAGGAAGTTTTAGGGAGATTGGACCAG ATTGTGAAGACTTGGGTGAAGAATATTAGTCGTGCTAAAGGTTTTAATGAGCAGATGGTCCATGAGGCAAATGCGAAAATTTTCACGTTTGGTTCTTATAGACTTGGT GTGCACAGCCCTGGTGCAGATATTGATACATTGTGTGTTGGACCAAAACACGCTACTCGAAAT GAAGACTTTTTTGGTGAACTTTACAGAATGTTGTCAGAGATGCCTGATGTACAAGAGCTGCATCCTGTACCAGATGCTCACGTACCAGTCATGAAGTTCAAGTTCAACGGTGTTTCTATCGATCTGCTTTATGCAAATGTGTCTCTCTGGGTCATTCCCGAA GACTTGGATGTTTCACAAGATTCTATTCTACAAAATGTAGATGATCAGACTGTTCGTAGTCTCAATGGATGCAGAGTGACAGATCAAATATTGCGTTTGGTCCCAAACATTCAG AATTTTCGTACTGCTTTGCGAAGTATGAGGCTGTGGGCAAAACGCCGTGGAGTTTATTCAAAT GTAACTGGTTTCCTTGGTGGCATTAATTGGGCATTACTTGTTGCCCGAATTTGCCAGCTATACCCAAATGCACTGGCCAGCATGCTGGTCTCTCGGTTTTTTCGGGTCTATAATTTGTGGCGCTGGCCTAATCCTGTTATGTTGTGTCCAATTGAAGAAGGATCTTTAGGGCTTTCTTTTTGGGATCCTAGAAGAAATTATAAGGACAGATCACACCTGATGCCCATAATTACGCCTGCATATCCCTGTATGAACTCTAGCTACAATGTGTCAAATAGCACATTGCGTGTCATGATGGAAGAGTTTCGAAGAGGAAATGAAAAGTGTGAG ACAATTGAATCAAACAAGTCTAGTTGGGATGCTCTTTTCGAACCTTTCGCTTTCTTTGAAGCATACAAGAATTATCTACAAATAGATATAGCGTCAGAGACTGATGAGGACTCGAGGAATTGGAAAGGTTGGGTTGAATCCCGAATGCGCTTGCTTACTTTGAAG attgAAAGGGACACAAATGGGGTACTTCAGTGCCATCCGCACCCTGGTGAATTTTCAGACAAATCTAAGCCATTTCATCATAGTTATTTTATGGGCTTGCGAAGGAAACTAGATGACACTAACCCTCAAGAAGGCAAACAATTTGATATAAGGATGACGGTTGAGGATTTTAAAAGAGATGTTTATGCATACTCATTCTGGAAGCTGACAATGTGGATTCATGTTCGTCATGTGAAACGAAAAGACATACCCAACTTCGTCTTCCCTTGTGGAATCCGTCCTTCACATCCTGTTAAAAGTGTCAATGAGAGTCGCTCATCCCTATCACTTGCATCAAACACACCTCAGGCCGATACTGCAATGAGCCGGAAGAAGAGAAGACAAGATGAAGTCGCTAAAGGAGTTGGCTTGTCAGTATCCTCAAGCATGTCCATATGTAGTAGTGATGCAACTTTGTTGGATGAAACTATGTCAAGAAAACAATTCAAACCTGATTTTGATGACACTCTAAATAACCCGAAAAATTCTGAGGATATATCTGACAACCACCATGAGATTATAGGATTAGGTGTAAGCATGTCTTTTGTTTTGCCATCAATTTCTTCTGTTGCTTCATCAGATTCATTGGCAAGAGAGAAGCCCGTGAACTCACAATCTTCTCGACAAACTGTTGGTCAAGAAGGATCTATGAAAATCATTAATGAGAATGTAGAAGGTATGGAATTGAAgggtgaagttcaacatcatggCGAGACAGAAGAAACTACTTTATTGGAGTTCATCACAGAAAAGCAGGATGTAGGAGCAGTGGCAGCTGGGAACATTTTTTTCTCCACGAATCAACAAAATGGAGACTCGGAAGAGCTGGAG CCCCTTGAGCTGACAGCAACTCCTACCACAGAGTCGCCTTCTGCTAGCGTGCCGGTGCAGAAACCTCTTATCAG GTTCAGTTTCACTTCTTTAGCGAAGGCAGGTAACTAA